From a region of the Chrysemys picta bellii isolate R12L10 chromosome 7, ASM1138683v2, whole genome shotgun sequence genome:
- the BCCIP gene encoding BRCA2 and CDKN1A-interacting protein isoform X2 encodes MATRAKRRAPGPPERREPDGEEQDSDSEQGDSASEEEEISEEVNVEFEAHSISDNDYDGIKKLLQQLFLKAPVNTAELTDILIQQNHIGSVIKQAEVQEESDEEEEEEDEVFGFISLLNLTERKGTQCAEQIKELILSLCEKNCDQSMVEQLDKLLNDTTKPVGFLLNERFINVPPQIALPMHQQLQKELAETQRTNKPCGKCYYYLLISKTFTETAKRSSKKRGESTQQKEELMFANAEEEFFYEKALLKFSYSVQEESDTCLGGRWSFDDVPMKPLRTIMLIPSDRMNAIMDKLKEYLSV; translated from the exons ATGGCGACCCGGGCCAAGCGGAGAGCGCCGGGGCCGCCCGAGCGCCGGGAGCCGGACGGGGAGGAGCAGGACTCGGACTCGGAGCAGGGGGACTCGGCCTCCGAGGAGGAAGAGATCAGCGAG GAAGTGAATGTTGAATTTGAAGCACATTCGATATCAGATAATGACTATGATGGGATAAAGAAATTACTGCAACAG ctgtttCTAAAAGCTCCCGTTAATACTGCTGAGTTAACTGACATATTAATACAACAGAATCACATTGGGAGTGTTATCAAG CAAGCAGAAGTTCAAGAAGAaagtgatgaggaggaggaggaagaagatgaaGTCTTTGGCTTCATAAGCCTCTTAAACTTAACTGAAAGGAAG GGTACTCAATGTGCTGAACAAATAAAAGAGCTGATTCTAAGCCTGTGTGAGAAGAACTGTGACCAGAGTATGGTTGAACAGCTGGATAAGCTCCTAAATGACACCACCAAGCCTGTGGGCTTCCTACTAAATGAAAGATTCATTAACGTACCACCACAGATCGCTCTGCCCATGCACCAGCAGCTGCA GAAAGAATTGGCTGAAACTCAAAGAACAAATAAGCCATGTGGAAAGTGTTACTACTACCTTCTCATCAGCAAGACCTTTACAGAGACAGCAAAGCGCAGCTCTAAGAAGAGAGGAGAGAGCACACAGCAGAAAGAggaattaatgtttgcaaatgcAGAGGAAGAATTCTTTTATGAG aAAGCCCTTCTGAAGTTCAGCTATTCTGTGCAAGAGGAGAGTGACACATGTTTGGGAGGCAGATGGTCCTTTGATGATGTACCAATGAAACCTTTGCGAACTATTATGTTGATTCCATCTGATAGAATGAATGCAATCATGGATAAACTGAAAGAATATCTCTCCGTCTAG
- the BCCIP gene encoding BRCA2 and CDKN1A-interacting protein isoform X3, protein MATRAKRRAPGPPERREPDGEEQDSDSEQGDSASEEEEISESCMKLKVCSVNAVVKIHSLFFSRGEKEVNVEFEAHSISDNDYDGIKKLLQQQAEVQEESDEEEEEEDEVFGFISLLNLTERKGTQCAEQIKELILSLCEKNCDQSMVEQLDKLLNDTTKPVGFLLNERFINVPPQIALPMHQQLQKELAETQRTNKPCGKCYYYLLISKTFTETAKRSSKKRGESTQQKEELMFANAEEEFFYEKALLKFSYSVQEESDTCLGGRWSFDDVPMKPLRTIMLIPSDRMNAIMDKLKEYLSV, encoded by the exons ATGGCGACCCGGGCCAAGCGGAGAGCGCCGGGGCCGCCCGAGCGCCGGGAGCCGGACGGGGAGGAGCAGGACTCGGACTCGGAGCAGGGGGACTCGGCCTCCGAGGAGGAAGAGATCAGCGAG AGCTGCATGAAGTTGAAAGTGTGCTCAGTGAACGCCGTAGTGAAAATACACTCTCTCTTCTTCAGTAGGGGGGAAAAG GAAGTGAATGTTGAATTTGAAGCACATTCGATATCAGATAATGACTATGATGGGATAAAGAAATTACTGCAACAG CAAGCAGAAGTTCAAGAAGAaagtgatgaggaggaggaggaagaagatgaaGTCTTTGGCTTCATAAGCCTCTTAAACTTAACTGAAAGGAAG GGTACTCAATGTGCTGAACAAATAAAAGAGCTGATTCTAAGCCTGTGTGAGAAGAACTGTGACCAGAGTATGGTTGAACAGCTGGATAAGCTCCTAAATGACACCACCAAGCCTGTGGGCTTCCTACTAAATGAAAGATTCATTAACGTACCACCACAGATCGCTCTGCCCATGCACCAGCAGCTGCA GAAAGAATTGGCTGAAACTCAAAGAACAAATAAGCCATGTGGAAAGTGTTACTACTACCTTCTCATCAGCAAGACCTTTACAGAGACAGCAAAGCGCAGCTCTAAGAAGAGAGGAGAGAGCACACAGCAGAAAGAggaattaatgtttgcaaatgcAGAGGAAGAATTCTTTTATGAG aAAGCCCTTCTGAAGTTCAGCTATTCTGTGCAAGAGGAGAGTGACACATGTTTGGGAGGCAGATGGTCCTTTGATGATGTACCAATGAAACCTTTGCGAACTATTATGTTGATTCCATCTGATAGAATGAATGCAATCATGGATAAACTGAAAGAATATCTCTCCGTCTAG
- the BCCIP gene encoding BRCA2 and CDKN1A-interacting protein isoform X1, whose translation MATRAKRRAPGPPERREPDGEEQDSDSEQGDSASEEEEISESCMKLKVCSVNAVVKIHSLFFSRGEKEVNVEFEAHSISDNDYDGIKKLLQQLFLKAPVNTAELTDILIQQNHIGSVIKQAEVQEESDEEEEEEDEVFGFISLLNLTERKGTQCAEQIKELILSLCEKNCDQSMVEQLDKLLNDTTKPVGFLLNERFINVPPQIALPMHQQLQKELAETQRTNKPCGKCYYYLLISKTFTETAKRSSKKRGESTQQKEELMFANAEEEFFYEKALLKFSYSVQEESDTCLGGRWSFDDVPMKPLRTIMLIPSDRMNAIMDKLKEYLSV comes from the exons ATGGCGACCCGGGCCAAGCGGAGAGCGCCGGGGCCGCCCGAGCGCCGGGAGCCGGACGGGGAGGAGCAGGACTCGGACTCGGAGCAGGGGGACTCGGCCTCCGAGGAGGAAGAGATCAGCGAG AGCTGCATGAAGTTGAAAGTGTGCTCAGTGAACGCCGTAGTGAAAATACACTCTCTCTTCTTCAGTAGGGGGGAAAAG GAAGTGAATGTTGAATTTGAAGCACATTCGATATCAGATAATGACTATGATGGGATAAAGAAATTACTGCAACAG ctgtttCTAAAAGCTCCCGTTAATACTGCTGAGTTAACTGACATATTAATACAACAGAATCACATTGGGAGTGTTATCAAG CAAGCAGAAGTTCAAGAAGAaagtgatgaggaggaggaggaagaagatgaaGTCTTTGGCTTCATAAGCCTCTTAAACTTAACTGAAAGGAAG GGTACTCAATGTGCTGAACAAATAAAAGAGCTGATTCTAAGCCTGTGTGAGAAGAACTGTGACCAGAGTATGGTTGAACAGCTGGATAAGCTCCTAAATGACACCACCAAGCCTGTGGGCTTCCTACTAAATGAAAGATTCATTAACGTACCACCACAGATCGCTCTGCCCATGCACCAGCAGCTGCA GAAAGAATTGGCTGAAACTCAAAGAACAAATAAGCCATGTGGAAAGTGTTACTACTACCTTCTCATCAGCAAGACCTTTACAGAGACAGCAAAGCGCAGCTCTAAGAAGAGAGGAGAGAGCACACAGCAGAAAGAggaattaatgtttgcaaatgcAGAGGAAGAATTCTTTTATGAG aAAGCCCTTCTGAAGTTCAGCTATTCTGTGCAAGAGGAGAGTGACACATGTTTGGGAGGCAGATGGTCCTTTGATGATGTACCAATGAAACCTTTGCGAACTATTATGTTGATTCCATCTGATAGAATGAATGCAATCATGGATAAACTGAAAGAATATCTCTCCGTCTAG
- the BCCIP gene encoding BRCA2 and CDKN1A-interacting protein isoform X4: MATRAKRRAPGPPERREPDGEEQDSDSEQGDSASEEEEISEEVNVEFEAHSISDNDYDGIKKLLQQQAEVQEESDEEEEEEDEVFGFISLLNLTERKGTQCAEQIKELILSLCEKNCDQSMVEQLDKLLNDTTKPVGFLLNERFINVPPQIALPMHQQLQKELAETQRTNKPCGKCYYYLLISKTFTETAKRSSKKRGESTQQKEELMFANAEEEFFYEKALLKFSYSVQEESDTCLGGRWSFDDVPMKPLRTIMLIPSDRMNAIMDKLKEYLSV; this comes from the exons ATGGCGACCCGGGCCAAGCGGAGAGCGCCGGGGCCGCCCGAGCGCCGGGAGCCGGACGGGGAGGAGCAGGACTCGGACTCGGAGCAGGGGGACTCGGCCTCCGAGGAGGAAGAGATCAGCGAG GAAGTGAATGTTGAATTTGAAGCACATTCGATATCAGATAATGACTATGATGGGATAAAGAAATTACTGCAACAG CAAGCAGAAGTTCAAGAAGAaagtgatgaggaggaggaggaagaagatgaaGTCTTTGGCTTCATAAGCCTCTTAAACTTAACTGAAAGGAAG GGTACTCAATGTGCTGAACAAATAAAAGAGCTGATTCTAAGCCTGTGTGAGAAGAACTGTGACCAGAGTATGGTTGAACAGCTGGATAAGCTCCTAAATGACACCACCAAGCCTGTGGGCTTCCTACTAAATGAAAGATTCATTAACGTACCACCACAGATCGCTCTGCCCATGCACCAGCAGCTGCA GAAAGAATTGGCTGAAACTCAAAGAACAAATAAGCCATGTGGAAAGTGTTACTACTACCTTCTCATCAGCAAGACCTTTACAGAGACAGCAAAGCGCAGCTCTAAGAAGAGAGGAGAGAGCACACAGCAGAAAGAggaattaatgtttgcaaatgcAGAGGAAGAATTCTTTTATGAG aAAGCCCTTCTGAAGTTCAGCTATTCTGTGCAAGAGGAGAGTGACACATGTTTGGGAGGCAGATGGTCCTTTGATGATGTACCAATGAAACCTTTGCGAACTATTATGTTGATTCCATCTGATAGAATGAATGCAATCATGGATAAACTGAAAGAATATCTCTCCGTCTAG